Proteins from a single region of Gimesia sp.:
- a CDS encoding TolC family protein, producing the protein MNHFLTRMMLLLAVAPTLLGPGCSSFMNKSLQDEFVDSEEVYQQVAHEIEYPNVDTIDEGDTLGTVAPSSVASSATPDYWDLSLQEAVRMALESSKVLGDVGGVSLNTPAAVTTKYDPAITESDPRYGVPAALSAYDATLSASTFFEKNDKALNNVFFGGGTRLLRQDAMVIQAQLTKRAMTGTEFTLRDYIDYDANNSPGNQFPHAYQNNIEMEFRHPLLRGGGIDFNQLAGPSNTPGVINGVIIARMNTDISLGEFEIAVRNLVSDVENAYWDLYFGYRDLDAKIMARDSALETWRRIHALYENGRRGGEAEKEAQAREQYFRYQAEVENALSGRLLNGTHTNNGSQGGTFQSNHGVYVAERRLRKLMGIPINDGRLIRPADEPSLARVDFDWEETLVESLDRRPEIRRQRWAIKKYELELQANENFLLPELDLIGRYRWRGFGKNFLAEGSNPGPYEGALNTLFDGNLQEWQLGLEFSVPLGRRQAHAAMRNAELQLARSRAILHEQERTVVQSLSNAIADVDRAYSVMQTTFNRRHAARQEVAAVQAAYESDNATLDLLLEAQRRQAEADSSYYRSLVEYALAVKNVQFEKGSLLSYNNIFLAEGGWPQQAYMDAAERDRLKGRVRNIAAAPLYTGEISRGVYPQLLTPGEAPPEPVAPAPEAMPQTPAPPVPGVKSESAAAPVNEKIQSIDFSEPAESAAAIQNLQGTQPGPGGTPFIPPAPSQREASATLRAAFLGTEADSAAATLPLSEPAPQPGANINSSPGVEFEPSLRAARQHQIPEFPVRGRAGEQDPFKNYRNSGPRWEPVAIPAEQQRNLKDFSGEAKRFPLKEADSSDR; encoded by the coding sequence ATGAACCATTTCCTGACACGAATGATGCTTCTGCTGGCGGTAGCTCCTACGCTACTGGGGCCAGGCTGCAGCAGTTTCATGAACAAGTCCCTCCAGGACGAGTTTGTGGACAGTGAGGAAGTGTACCAGCAGGTGGCTCACGAAATCGAGTATCCCAATGTGGATACCATTGATGAAGGCGACACGCTCGGCACAGTAGCGCCTTCAAGTGTCGCCAGCTCTGCAACCCCCGATTACTGGGATCTTTCGTTGCAGGAAGCAGTCCGGATGGCACTGGAGAGTTCCAAAGTGCTGGGTGATGTCGGTGGTGTTTCATTAAATACGCCGGCTGCAGTGACCACGAAATACGATCCTGCCATTACCGAGTCGGATCCCCGATATGGCGTGCCTGCGGCACTAAGCGCCTATGATGCCACGCTGTCAGCGAGTACGTTTTTTGAGAAGAATGACAAGGCGTTGAACAACGTCTTCTTCGGCGGTGGTACCCGTCTGTTGCGACAGGATGCAATGGTAATCCAGGCGCAGCTGACTAAGCGTGCCATGACCGGTACTGAATTCACCTTACGGGATTACATCGACTACGATGCCAATAACTCGCCCGGTAACCAGTTCCCTCACGCCTACCAGAACAATATCGAAATGGAATTCCGTCATCCGCTGTTGCGGGGAGGCGGAATCGATTTCAACCAGCTGGCCGGACCGAGTAACACGCCGGGAGTGATCAATGGTGTGATCATTGCCCGCATGAATACTGACATCAGTCTCGGCGAATTTGAGATTGCCGTCCGTAACCTGGTGAGCGACGTTGAGAACGCTTACTGGGATCTGTATTTCGGGTATCGCGATCTCGATGCGAAAATCATGGCCCGGGATTCTGCACTGGAAACCTGGCGGCGGATTCACGCGTTGTATGAAAATGGTCGTCGTGGCGGCGAAGCCGAAAAAGAAGCGCAGGCCCGCGAACAGTATTTTCGTTATCAGGCCGAAGTGGAAAATGCACTCAGCGGTCGACTGCTGAATGGCACACATACCAACAACGGCAGCCAGGGCGGAACCTTCCAGAGCAATCACGGTGTGTATGTTGCGGAACGACGCCTGCGTAAGCTGATGGGCATTCCGATCAATGACGGCCGACTGATTCGTCCGGCAGATGAACCCTCGCTGGCTCGTGTTGACTTCGACTGGGAAGAGACTCTGGTGGAATCGCTGGACCGTCGCCCCGAAATTCGTCGTCAACGCTGGGCGATCAAAAAATATGAACTGGAGCTGCAGGCCAACGAAAACTTCCTGCTGCCCGAACTCGACCTGATTGGCCGGTATCGCTGGCGTGGCTTTGGTAAGAACTTCCTGGCCGAAGGCTCTAATCCCGGACCTTACGAAGGCGCTCTGAATACCCTGTTTGACGGAAACCTGCAGGAATGGCAACTGGGGCTGGAATTCTCCGTGCCCCTGGGGCGTCGGCAGGCGCATGCAGCCATGCGAAACGCAGAACTGCAACTGGCACGCAGCCGGGCGATCCTGCATGAACAGGAACGGACCGTGGTACAGAGTCTGAGTAACGCCATCGCTGATGTCGATCGGGCGTACTCTGTGATGCAGACCACTTTCAACCGTCGTCATGCGGCCCGACAGGAAGTGGCTGCGGTGCAGGCGGCTTATGAATCGGACAATGCGACCCTGGACCTGCTGCTGGAAGCACAGCGTCGTCAGGCGGAAGCAGACAGCAGTTACTATCGTTCGCTGGTCGAGTATGCTCTCGCGGTTAAGAACGTGCAGTTTGAGAAGGGTTCGCTGCTGTCGTATAACAATATTTTCCTGGCTGAAGGGGGCTGGCCTCAGCAAGCCTACATGGATGCTGCAGAGCGGGATCGTCTGAAAGGGCGTGTCCGGAACATCGCGGCAGCACCACTCTATACGGGTGAGATTTCGCGGGGCGTTTATCCCCAACTGTTGACCCCGGGCGAAGCACCACCCGAGCCGGTAGCTCCTGCTCCGGAAGCAATGCCTCAGACACCAGCACCGCCGGTACCTGGCGTAAAGAGTGAATCTGCGGCTGCACCCGTGAATGAAAAAATTCAGTCGATCGATTTCAGCGAACCAGCGGAATCCGCGGCTGCCATCCAGAATCTGCAGGGAACACAACCAGGTCCCGGTGGCACTCCTTTCATTCCTCCGGCACCCTCTCAACGTGAAGCATCTGCGACACTGAGGGCCGCCTTCCTGGGAACGGAAGCTGATTCGGCCGCAGCGACGCTTCCGTTGTCGGAACCGGCTCCTCAGCCGGGAGCGAACATTAACTCCTCGCCAGGTGTCGAGTTCGAACCGAGCCTGCGTGCAGCCCGACAGCATCAGATTCCGGAATTCCCGGTACGTGGCCGTGCGGGAGAACAGGATCCCTTTAAAAATTACCGGAACTCCGGCCCCCGCTGGGAGCCCGTGGCGATTCCCGCTGAGCAACAGCGGAATTTGAAGGATTTTTCGGGCGAAGCAAAGCGATTTCCCCTGAAAGAGGCAGATTCATCAGACAGATGA
- a CDS encoding HlyD family efflux transporter periplasmic adaptor subunit has translation MTTDESSSIENVWQEIEELVMGLAQISRTEISSQRFYSELVERAIQGLGARGALLWIPDSHRDFELIEQQGLNPETDPILGLSQEQVHRHRMLLNEVLLENEPASIAAGTGLSAEHQGKNPLSENLILCPVRIMRDSVASIGILEIIHSAPRSYEAQEGYLRFISALCEISEDFCQHQQLLKLQELETLWEEFERFSEHVHLHLDTQQTAYIIANEGRLLINCDRVSVLQRSGSAYRLLAASGVESIERRSESVQRLETLVNRIQALNRPYWNWEADQNYPPQITEPLHAYLDLAASRSLMIFPLKHITQESTEPVNNTRLHDQSSPAEQTIGAIVVEQFHEANASQTSLDRSLAVARHGGTALYNALQYESFPFFPVLKFWSHSPVRKRQLTWRKLATAGVVLAVIAALLILIPADFTIEGTGTLQPVDQQNIFATADGIVDQILVQQGDEVTQDQTLLTLRDSELELESSRVRGEIQTVQKRLAVIQAARLELNPTDADALQRANRLTAEQEELNERLKSLTEQRTLLKNQQDALLLKSPIAGEVLTWDLQEKLLARPVQRGQRLLTVAHLAGPWELKMQVPDSEIGHVLEAQHQSETPLNVSFLLLTDPDQTYTGTIQSIAATAEPDQEGTPAVQITVKLDRETIKGLRPGASVLPQIDCGQRTLGYVWLRRLWETVQREAFLF, from the coding sequence ATGACAACAGACGAATCCTCTTCTATCGAAAATGTCTGGCAGGAGATCGAAGAGCTCGTAATGGGGCTGGCGCAAATCTCACGTACCGAGATTTCCAGTCAGAGGTTCTATTCTGAACTGGTGGAGCGAGCCATCCAGGGGCTGGGCGCGCGAGGTGCCCTACTCTGGATTCCGGATTCCCACAGGGACTTCGAACTCATTGAACAACAGGGGCTGAATCCCGAAACCGATCCGATTCTGGGCCTCAGCCAGGAGCAGGTCCATCGTCACCGGATGCTGCTCAACGAAGTCCTGCTTGAAAACGAACCTGCCAGTATCGCCGCCGGGACTGGATTATCGGCAGAGCACCAGGGTAAGAATCCGCTCTCGGAAAATCTGATTCTCTGTCCCGTCCGCATCATGCGCGATTCGGTTGCCAGTATCGGAATCCTGGAAATCATCCATTCCGCGCCCCGCTCTTACGAGGCGCAGGAAGGTTACCTGCGGTTCATCAGCGCGCTGTGTGAAATCTCAGAAGACTTCTGTCAGCATCAGCAGTTGCTCAAACTGCAGGAACTGGAAACCCTCTGGGAAGAATTCGAACGTTTCTCCGAACACGTGCATCTGCACCTGGATACACAGCAGACGGCCTACATCATTGCCAATGAAGGGCGGCTGCTCATCAACTGTGACCGGGTCTCGGTACTGCAACGGAGTGGTTCTGCCTATCGCCTGCTGGCCGCCAGTGGAGTTGAGAGTATTGAACGCCGTTCCGAATCGGTACAGCGACTGGAAACCCTTGTCAATCGTATTCAGGCTTTGAATCGACCTTACTGGAACTGGGAAGCGGATCAGAACTATCCTCCGCAGATCACCGAACCGCTGCACGCTTATCTTGACCTGGCGGCGTCCCGTTCGCTGATGATTTTCCCGTTGAAACACATCACCCAGGAATCAACAGAACCGGTTAATAACACCCGACTGCATGACCAGAGCAGCCCCGCGGAACAGACGATTGGCGCGATCGTTGTTGAGCAGTTTCACGAAGCGAACGCCAGCCAGACCTCTCTCGATCGTTCCCTGGCGGTGGCGAGGCACGGGGGAACGGCCCTCTATAATGCGCTACAGTATGAAAGCTTTCCTTTCTTTCCCGTACTTAAATTCTGGTCGCATTCGCCGGTCCGCAAACGACAATTGACCTGGCGAAAACTGGCGACCGCCGGCGTGGTACTAGCCGTGATCGCGGCCCTGCTGATCCTGATCCCTGCTGACTTCACGATTGAAGGAACCGGCACTCTACAACCCGTCGATCAACAGAACATCTTCGCGACCGCAGATGGCATCGTCGATCAGATCCTCGTTCAACAGGGAGACGAAGTCACTCAAGATCAGACACTGCTCACGCTGCGTGACTCGGAACTGGAACTCGAATCCAGCCGCGTGCGAGGCGAGATCCAGACGGTCCAGAAACGTCTCGCCGTAATTCAGGCGGCACGCCTCGAACTCAATCCGACCGACGCCGATGCCCTGCAACGGGCCAACCGTCTGACTGCGGAACAGGAAGAACTCAACGAACGACTCAAAAGTCTGACCGAACAGCGGACACTGCTGAAGAATCAACAGGATGCCCTGCTGCTCAAAAGCCCTATCGCCGGAGAGGTCCTGACCTGGGATCTGCAGGAGAAACTGCTGGCCCGCCCGGTCCAACGGGGACAGCGACTGCTCACCGTGGCCCACCTGGCCGGCCCCTGGGAACTGAAAATGCAGGTGCCTGACTCTGAAATAGGACACGTTCTGGAAGCGCAACATCAAAGCGAGACGCCCCTCAATGTCTCCTTCTTATTACTGACAGATCCGGACCAGACTTATACCGGCACTATTCAGTCCATCGCAGCCACTGCGGAACCTGACCAGGAAGGTACCCCCGCCGTGCAGATCACGGTCAAGCTGGATCGTGAAACCATCAAAGGGCTGCGGCCGGGGGCATCGGTACTTCCCCAGATCGACTGCGGTCAACGTACATTGGGCTATGTCTGGCTCAGGCGGTTATGGGAAACCGTTCAGCGGGAAGCCTTCCTGTTCTGA